The nucleotide sequence CGCGGCGCACGACCTTCTGGGAGAGGCCGGCCCGCGGCGGGTCCACCACCACCACGTCCGGCTTGCCGGCCTGCTCGAGCAGCGGGCGCATGGCGGTACGGATGTCGCCGGCGAAGAAGCGGGCATTCGCCACCCCGTTGGCCCGCGCGGTGCCGATGGCGTCCGCCACCGACTGCTCCACGACCTCCACGCCCCAGACCTCGCCGGCGCGGGCCGCCAGGGAGAGGGCGATCGTGCCGATGCCGCAGTAGAGGTCGAAGACCTTCTCCGAGCCGGTGAGCGCCGCGCGCTCGGCGGCGATCCCGTACAGGCGCTCCGCCATCTCGGTGTTGGTCTGGAAGAAGGCGTCGGGGGAGATGCGAAAGCGCAGGCCGCAGACCTCCTCCTCGATGTACTCCCGGCCGCTGAGCACCTGGTCCTCGGCATCGCGCGTGGTCTCGGCCACGCCGGGCGCGCGCGTCCAGATCAGGCTGTGGGCGTCCACCGCGGTGGCGAACTCCTCGCTGTCGAAGTCGCCCACGCTGGTGACCAGCCGCGCTTGCAGCTGTCCGCTGCGCCGGCCCTCGCGGATGACGAGGTTGCGCAGGAACCCCCCGCCCCCGCCGCGGTCCCAGGCCGACAGGCCCTCCTCGCGACACCACGCCTTGACCTGCTCGCGCAGCGCGTTGATGCGCTCCGAGGCCAGCACGTCGTCGCTGACGTCGTCGATCTCCGACCACGATCCGGCGCGGTGGAAGCCGAGCACGAGCTCGCCCGCCTCGCCCGTGCCGAAGGAGTACTCGAGCTTGTTGCGGTAGCGCCACTCCTCGGCGGCGGGCACGATCGGCCCGACCGGAGGGGCGTCGAAGCCGCCGAGCCGCTCGAGGGCATCGCGCACCTGGCGCTCCTTCTCCTCCAGCTGGCGCTCGTAGGAGAGCACCTGCCACGGCGCCCCGGGATGTGCGGCACGGGCCTCGATCCGCTCGGCGCTGGGCTCGAGCACCTCCACGAGGCGCCCCTCCGCATAGCCGCGCTTGGACTTGGTGATCCGGGCGCGCACGACGTCGCCCGGCACCGCGCCGCGCACGAACACCACGTAGCCGTCGAGGCGGCCGACTCCGGCGCCGCCGTGGGCGATGGCGTCGACGGGCACGTCGACCTCGGCGCCCTTGGGGGGACGGGCGGTCCTGGCGGGGGCGTCGGACATGGCTCCCTATGCTGGCAGCCCGTGGACCTGACCGACTACCGCGCCGAGGCGGAGACCTTCCTCACCGCCGTCGACGGCGAGTACTACCGCCACTACTCGGGGCAGCAGGAGGACTTCGACGTCGAGCCGATCTACAAGCGGCACGAGGCCCTGTTCTCGCGCGCGGCGGTGGACGCGCTGCGGGGCGGGGAGGATGGCTCGCGCGAGCTGCTGGAGTTCGCGGTTCACGGCCTGATCGGGCGGGCCACGACGGCGGAGACGGCCGAGCTCGCCCGGCGCGAGGCCTCGCTCGAGCTGGAGGCCAACGGGGAGCGCATGCCGTTCCGCCAGGCGCGGATCGCGCAGGCCAACGAGCGCGACCCCGACCGGCGCGCCGCGATCGAGGCGGCCTCGCTCCACATCACCGGCCGTGAGCTGCAGCCGCTGCTCCTGGCCCTGCACGAGCGCACCGGCGCGCTGGTCGGCGACCTCGGCTGGCCCAGCGTGCTCGCGCTCGTGGAGGATCTCTCCGGGATCGACCTCGGCGCGCTGGGCACGCAGACGGACGCCTTCCTCACCGGGACCGACGGGACGTACGAGGCCGTGGTAGAGCCGGAGCTGTCGGCCCAGCTCGGCATCGGCTTCGCGGACCTGCGCCGGTCCGACCTGCCGGCCTTCTTCCGCGCCCCCGGGCTGGACGAGCTCTTCCCCGTGGCCGAGCGCGACCGGGTGTTCGGCGAGACCATCGCCGGGCTGGGACTCGACGCGAGCGCGGGGCAGAACGTGCGGGTGGACGCCGAGGCGCGGCCCAAGAAGTCACCGCGCGCGTTCTGCGCCCCGGTGCGGGTGCCCGACGAGGTCTATCTCGTGATCGCACCAACCGGCGGGCGCGACGACTACGAGGCGCTGCTGCACGAGGCGGGCCACGCCTACCACTACGGCCATGTCGACCGGGCGCTGGCCTTCGAGCAGCGCTACCTCGGCGACAACTCCGTGACCGAGGGCTTCGCGTTCCTCTTCCAGGGGCTCAGCTCCGATCCCGAGTGGCTGCGGCGCCGCCTCGGGGTCGAGGACCCGTCGCGCGTCACCGCGTACGCGCGCGCCTCGAAGCTGATCTTCCTGCGCCGCTACTGCGCCAAGCTCGCCTACGAGCTCGAGCTGCACGCCGAGGGCGCCGACCTCGCCCGGATGCCGGGCGAGTACGCCCAGCGGCTGTCCGGCGCCGTGCGCGTGGACTGGCCGGCCGTCACGTGGCTCGCCGACGTGGACGCCTTCTTCTACGCGGCCCGCTACCTGCGCGCCTGGGCCTTCGAGACCCATCTCCGGGCGCTGCTGGCCGAGCGCTTCGGCCCGGCCTGGTTCGAGCAGCGCGCGGCGGGCGACGAGCTGAAGTCGCTCATGCGCGAGGGCCAGCGCCGCCCGGCGCACGAGCTGCTGGCCGAGCTGCGCGGGGAGGAGCTGGACTTCTCGGCGCTGCTCGCCGACGTGGCCGGCTGACGCGCTCCGCTACAGCGCGAGCCCACGCTCAGAGCTTGGACTCGATCGCGCTGAGCACGGACTTGCGGTTGGCGTTGCGGCGCTCGTAGTCGCGCACCTTGCGCAGCTCCGGAGCGCTCAGCCCCCCGAGGCGCCCCTGCACCTGCGCGGCGGTCAGGTCGTCGTAGCCGGTGATCGGGAAGCTCGATCCGATGCCCGCGGCGCGGCGGGCGCGGTCCGCCTGTGCCAGCACCGGGTCGGCGGCGCCGGCGGCGCGCTTGCGAGCCCGGGACGTGGCGTCCCCCACCTGCCTGCGTGCGCGGTCGGCGGCGTCGGCGCGTCGGCGCACCTCGCCACCGCCCCGCTCGAGCAGGCCCTCGAGGTTGCCCAGGACGTCATCGGTCTGGCGGCGGCCGCGCTCGACCAGGCCGCGTACGACCTCCTCGGCATCATCTGCCGTCATGCGCCCGCGCTGTACGGCGTCGTCCACGACCTCCTGGATGCGGTCGCGCGTGAGCAGCACCATCTCGAGCGGGCGGATGAGGTTGCGGGTGAGGGCGTCGCGGAACTCGGCGACGGACTTGCCGCTGAAGTCGGCGGCCGGGGAGGCGGCCTTCGCCGTGCGGCCCGCCGCCTTGGAGGCGGTGCGCTTGCGCCCGCTGGCCTTGCCGGCCTTGCTCGCGGCGGCACGGCGCGTGGTCTTGGGCTTGGAGGCGGCGCCCTTTTTGGCGGACGCCGAGCGCGCGGTCTTCGGGCGCGAAGCGGCGCCCTTCTTGGCGGCGGCCGATCGCGAGCTCGCCGGCTTCCTGCTCGACGACCCGCTCCTGCGGCTGCTGCCGCCCGACGTGCGCTTGCGCTGATCAGCCATCTGGCCCTCCTCCGCTCGTGGTTCCCGCTGGGTGCCCCGCTTGCGCCGGAGCCTAACGCGCCGCGATGCGGGCCACGACCGCGGGGTGGTCGGACAGGCGCAGCAGCCGCCCGTCTCCGGCGGGAAGCTCGCGCCACGCGACAGCGAGCGCGCGCGGCGGTTCCACGATCTCCGCGCCGCGGACGAGCAGGTGGTCGATGTGGTTCGGTCCCGTGGGGGGCGCGAGGCCGAAGTCCTCGCGCAGCCGCTCGAACGCCTCCGGCGTGCGGCGCGGCCGGATGTTGAAGTCGCCGCCGAGGACCAGCGGCGCGCCTCCGGCCCACGCCACGCCCGCGTCGGCGGCAGCCAGCGCCTCGCGCGCGATCCGCTCCGGCGGCGTGGTGCTGAGGTGCACGTTGCCCACGCAGACGGCGCGCCCGCCCGGCGCCGCCAGCCGCGCCCACAGCAGCCGCCGTCGCTCCGGCCGGCGCGCGAGCGTCATGCGACGCACCTCTGCCACCTGCCACGGCGGGCGCGCGAGCAGCTGGTTGGAGCCGCCCTCGTCCGAGCCGATCAGGTCCGGGTTGAGGTCGGCCAGCCAGCCGCGGACCGGGCCCAGGAAGTTGCGCGAGGTGAGCGCGACGGCCCCGCCGGTCGCGCCGGTCGCGCGCAGCAGCTCCGCATGCCAGCGCGGCGGCGCCTCCTGGAGCAGCGCCACGTCCCAGTCCTCGGAGGCCAGCCGCTGCGCGAACTCGGTACGCAGCGGCCGATTCACCTGCACGTGCGTCTCGTTGCGCTCCTCCACCCGCAGCCACAGGGAGCGCCGCGTGAACAGCGACGGGTCCGGCGGATGGTCCCGGCCGTGGAACAGGTTCCACGTGAGGAGGCGCACTACGCTACCCCGCTCATGCCACGGCACTTCCTCACCGGCGAAGAGCTTACGGGCGACGAGCTCGCCGGGCTGCTCGAGCGCGCCGCCGAGCTCAAGCGGGACCGGCTGGCGTCGCGGGTGATGGAGGGGAGGAGCATGGCGCTGATCTTCGAGAAGCCCTCCACGCGCACGCGCGTGTCGTTCGAGGTCGGCGTCGGCGAGCTGGGTGGGCACCCGCTGATCCTGCGGGAGGGCGAGATGCAGCTCTCACGCGGCGAGTCGGTGCGGGACACGGCGCAGGTGCTCTCGCGGATGGTGCACGCGATCGGCATCCGCACGGGGGCGCACGAGCCGGTGGAGGAGCTGGCGCGCTGGTCGCAGGTGCCGGTTGTGAACATGCTCACGGCCGACCACCACCCCTGCCAGGCGCTCGCGGACCTGCTCACGCTGCGCGAGCGCTTCGGCCGCCTCGACGGGCTGAAGCTGGCCTACGTGGGCGACGGCAACAACGTGGCCCACTCGCTCATGCTCGCGGGGGCGCTCGCGGGGATGGAGGTGGCGGTGGCCGCGCCGGCCGAGCTCGCGCCCTCCATCGACCCGCCCGCGGGCACGACCGTGACCACGGACCCGCGCGCGGCGGCCGCCGGCGCGCACGCGCTCTACGCGGACGTGTGGGTGAGCATGGGCGACGAGGACGCCGACCGCCGCCGTGAGCTGCTGGCTCCGTACCGGCTCGACGAGGACCTGCTGAGCGCCGCCCGTCCCGATGCCGTGGCCCTCCACTGCCTGCCGGCCCACCCCGGCGAGGAGATCACCGAGGGTGTGCTCTACGGGGAGCGCTCGGCCGTGTGGGACCAGGCGGAGAACCGCCTGCACGCGCAGAAGGCGCTCTTGGAGCTGCTGGTCACAAGCTAGGGTTCGCGCTCCAGTCATCGGAAACCAGGGGGTTACCGCGATGAGGAGACACCTTGCCCTGACCATGGCCGTGCTCGCGCTCGGTCTTGTCGCCGCCGGCTGCGGCGACGACGACGACGACGAGGACGGCGGAGCAGCGGCCACCACGGAGCAGCCGGCGCCGGCCGACACCGGCGCGGACGAAACGGACGAGGACACCGACGCGGCGGGCGGTGGTGAGGAGCTGACGCTGACCGCGGACGAGGGCGAGCTGGCCTGGGAGCCGGCCGAGCTCACCGCGCCGGCCGGGAGCGTGACGATCACGCTCGACAACCCGGCCGAGATCCCGCACAACGTGACGATCGAGGACACCGACGCCGCATCGGAGACCGTCATGGCGGACACCACGTCGCTGACGACGGAGTTGGAGGCCGGCGAGTACACGTACTTCTGCTCGGTGGCCGGCCACCGCGAGGCGGGCATGGAGGGCACGCTCACGGTCGAGTAGCGAAAGGGCCTGCCTCAGGCGCGCGGCCGCAGGCCGAAGCCGCGAAGGAGCAGGAGCGCGGTCTCGCCGAGGCTGCCGCGCGCCGGCAGCAGCCCGAGCTGGGTCGAGATGTCGTAGAGGTCGAAGAAGCCCCGGGCGCGGCGGATGAGCCCGTCCGTGAGCTCCACGTAGTGCAGGCCGTGGACCACCACGAAGCGGTCCGTGGCCGGCAGCGACGGCAGCTCGCCCTTGTGCGTTCCCAGCGCCCGCCAGGGCAGGCAGGCGTAGCCGCCGCGCTCGAGCGCGGCGCCCGCGCGCTCCAGCCGCAGGTCCGGGAAGCCGGCGCGCAGCTGCACCGCCAGCCGGTGCAGCTCCTCGACGCCCTCGAGCGGCGCCGTGGCCAGCGGGTCCTCATAGCGCACGTCGGGCGTGCAGCAGTCCCCGAAGCCGTCGCGCTCCCAGGCGGCGCGCCAGCGCGAGGCGAGCTCGTCGATGCCGGTGCGGTCGGGGAGGCGCTCGCCGGTCATGTCAGCTGAGCTCCGGCACGCCCTCGGTGGGCGTCGACCCCTCGGCGTAGCGCCGCCGCGGGATGCGTCCCGCGCCCCGGGCCGCGTAGCCCGCCTCCACGGCCAGGCGCATGGCGCGCGCCATCGCAGCCGGGTCCTCGGCGCGGGAGACGGCGCTGGCGAGCAGCACGGCTTCGCAGCCCGCCTCCATCGCGAGCGTGGCGTCGGAGGCGGTGCCGATGCCGGCGTCGAGGATCACGGGCACGCGTGCCGCCTCGACTATGAGGCGCAGGTTGTACGGGTTGCGGATGCCCATGCCGCTGCCGATCGGCGAGCCGAGCGGCATGACCGCCGCGCAGCCGGCGTCCTCCAGGCGGCGAGCCAGGATCGGGTCGTCGCTGGTGTAGGGCAGCACGATGAAGCCCTCGGCCACGAGCGTCTCGGCCGCCTCCAGCAGCTCGACCGGGTCGGGCAGCAGCGTCCTGTCGTCGCCGATCACCTCGAGCTTCACCCAGTCCGTGTCGAACGCCTCGCGGGCGAGTCGCGCGGTGCGCACCGCGTCGCGCGCGGTGAAGCAGCCGGCGGTGTTGGGCAGCAGGAAGCAGTCCGCGTCGCGCAGCACGTCGACGATCGAGCCCTGGGCTGCAGGGTCCACGCGCCGCAGCGCAAGCGTGGCCATCTCGGCGCCGGACGCCGCCAGCGCCTCCGCCATCGACTCGAGGTTGCGAAAGCCGCCGGTGCCGATGATCAGGCGCGAGCCGAACTCCCGGCCGGCGATGACGAAGCGCTCAGCCACCCTGCACCGCCTGAAGCACCTCGACGCGCTGGCCGTCGTGCAGCTCGGTGGCCTCCCACGCGCCGCGCGGCACCACCTCGCCGTCCACCGCCACCGCGATGCCCTGGTAGGGCTCGGGCGCGCCCGACGCCGCCACCGCGGCGGTCACGTGGGCGCCGTCGGCCAGCTCGGCCCGCTCGCCGTTGAGGCTGACGATCACGCCGGGCTCCCCGCCCGCCGCGCGGGCGACAGCGGCACGGCCGCCTCGGGAACCGGCTCCCCGCAGACGACGGCGGCCACGACCTGTGCCGTGAGCGGGGCCAGCAGGATGCCGTTGCGGTAGTGGCCGGTGGCCAGCAGGACACCGTCCTCGGCGGGGCCCACCAGCGGCATGTTGTCCGGCGTGGCCGGGCGCAGCCCGGCGGCCGCGCCCTCGAACTCCAGCTCCTCGACGTCGGGGAGCAGCTCGATGGCCGCCTCGAGCAGCCGGAACACGCCCTCGGCGGTCACCCGTGTGTCGAACCCGCGCTCCTCGACGGTCGCGCCCACCAGCACGCGGCCGTCACCACGGTCCACCACGTAGCAGCGCGGGCTGCGCACGAGCGCCACGCAGAGGCGCTCCGGCCCGCGCGCACGGCAGTGCAGGACCTGACCCTTGACGGGGCGGACCGGAATGCCGGCGAGGCTCGCGCTCCAGCAGCCGGCCGCCAGCACCACGTGCCCGGCATCCACGCGGCGGCCGTCCGCCAGCGTGACGCCGTGCGCGTCCACGGCCGCCACCTCGACCCCCGTGGCCAGCTCGCCGCCGGCCCCCTCCACCGCGGCGGTCAAGGCGGACACCAGCGCGCCGGGATCCACCTGGTGGTCCTGTGGCGCGTGGATGGCTCCGGCGATGCGCGGGGACAACCCGGGCTCGGCGCGCCGTGCCGCGCTCGGCGTGAGCCACTCGGCGTCGAGGCCGAGGCGGCGCTGGAAGTCGTGCAGGCGGCGCAGCTCCTCGGCGTCGTCGCGGTCGGCCGCCACGACGAGCGCGCCCGACTCCCGGAAGCCCGGGGACAGGCCCGACCGCTCGGCCAGCTCGGCAGCGAAGCCGGGCCACAGCTCGCCCGAGGCGAGGTTGGCCCGCAGCAGGTCCTGCTCCCCGAACTCCGCCTCGGTGACCGGGGCCAGCATCCCCGCCGCCACGCCGGAGGCGCCGGCGCCGGGACGGTCGCGCTCGGCAAGGAGCACGGAGCGCCCCCGCAGCGCGATACGCCACGCGCAGGCCAGCCCGACGGCGCCGCCTCCGACGACGGCCACGTCGTAGCTGCTCTTGCTCGGGATTGTGCTCACGGACCTCCCTCCGCCGGCATTACCCGGATCAGGTTCTACGGTCGGCGGCGCGTCAGCCGCCCTCTCAGCCCGGTCCCGACCCGAGCTCCCGTGTACGCAGGGAATGCTACTCCGGACCGTCAGGCCAGCAGGCGCTCGAGCGCCCGGCGGTCGAGCGGGTCGACCCGGCCGACGCGGCGACCGAGCGCATCGAAGTCGGCGTCGGCGGAGACCAGACGCTCGATGCCGTGGACGATGCAGGTGGCCGCGTGGATCCGGTCGTTC is from Thermoleophilaceae bacterium and encodes:
- a CDS encoding plastocyanin/azurin family copper-binding protein — translated: MRRHLALTMAVLALGLVAAGCGDDDDDEDGGAAATTEQPAPADTGADETDEDTDAAGGGEELTLTADEGELAWEPAELTAPAGSVTITLDNPAEIPHNVTIEDTDAASETVMADTTSLTTELEAGEYTYFCSVAGHREAGMEGTLTVE
- the thiS gene encoding sulfur carrier protein ThiS, translated to MIVSLNGERAELADGAHVTAAVAASGAPEPYQGIAVAVDGEVVPRGAWEATELHDGQRVEVLQAVQGG
- the thiO gene encoding glycine oxidase ThiO, yielding MSTIPSKSSYDVAVVGGGAVGLACAWRIALRGRSVLLAERDRPGAGASGVAAGMLAPVTEAEFGEQDLLRANLASGELWPGFAAELAERSGLSPGFRESGALVVAADRDDAEELRRLHDFQRRLGLDAEWLTPSAARRAEPGLSPRIAGAIHAPQDHQVDPGALVSALTAAVEGAGGELATGVEVAAVDAHGVTLADGRRVDAGHVVLAAGCWSASLAGIPVRPVKGQVLHCRARGPERLCVALVRSPRCYVVDRGDGRVLVGATVEERGFDTRVTAEGVFRLLEAAIELLPDVEELEFEGAAAGLRPATPDNMPLVGPAEDGVLLATGHYRNGILLAPLTAQVVAAVVCGEPVPEAAVPLSPARRAGSPA
- the rlmD gene encoding 23S rRNA (uracil(1939)-C(5))-methyltransferase RlmD, with the protein product MSDAPARTARPPKGAEVDVPVDAIAHGGAGVGRLDGYVVFVRGAVPGDVVRARITKSKRGYAEGRLVEVLEPSAERIEARAAHPGAPWQVLSYERQLEEKERQVRDALERLGGFDAPPVGPIVPAAEEWRYRNKLEYSFGTGEAGELVLGFHRAGSWSEIDDVSDDVLASERINALREQVKAWCREEGLSAWDRGGGGGFLRNLVIREGRRSGQLQARLVTSVGDFDSEEFATAVDAHSLIWTRAPGVAETTRDAEDQVLSGREYIEEEVCGLRFRISPDAFFQTNTEMAERLYGIAAERAALTGSEKVFDLYCGIGTIALSLAARAGEVWGVEVVEQSVADAIGTARANGVANARFFAGDIRTAMRPLLEQAGKPDVVVVDPPRAGLSQKVVRRVLEAEAQRIVYVSCNPTTLAPNARQMVDAGYRLAAVTPVDMFPQTPHIESVALLERA
- a CDS encoding ester cyclase, yielding MTGERLPDRTGIDELASRWRAAWERDGFGDCCTPDVRYEDPLATAPLEGVEELHRLAVQLRAGFPDLRLERAGAALERGGYACLPWRALGTHKGELPSLPATDRFVVVHGLHYVELTDGLIRRARGFFDLYDISTQLGLLPARGSLGETALLLLRGFGLRPRA
- a CDS encoding thiazole synthase; this translates as MAERFVIAGREFGSRLIIGTGGFRNLESMAEALAASGAEMATLALRRVDPAAQGSIVDVLRDADCFLLPNTAGCFTARDAVRTARLAREAFDTDWVKLEVIGDDRTLLPDPVELLEAAETLVAEGFIVLPYTSDDPILARRLEDAGCAAVMPLGSPIGSGMGIRNPYNLRLIVEAARVPVILDAGIGTASDATLAMEAGCEAVLLASAVSRAEDPAAMARAMRLAVEAGYAARGAGRIPRRRYAEGSTPTEGVPELS
- a CDS encoding endonuclease/exonuclease/phosphatase family protein codes for the protein MRLLTWNLFHGRDHPPDPSLFTRRSLWLRVEERNETHVQVNRPLRTEFAQRLASEDWDVALLQEAPPRWHAELLRATGATGGAVALTSRNFLGPVRGWLADLNPDLIGSDEGGSNQLLARPPWQVAEVRRMTLARRPERRRLLWARLAAPGGRAVCVGNVHLSTTPPERIAREALAAADAGVAWAGGAPLVLGGDFNIRPRRTPEAFERLREDFGLAPPTGPNHIDHLLVRGAEIVEPPRALAVAWRELPAGDGRLLRLSDHPAVVARIAAR
- the argF gene encoding ornithine carbamoyltransferase, which produces MPRHFLTGEELTGDELAGLLERAAELKRDRLASRVMEGRSMALIFEKPSTRTRVSFEVGVGELGGHPLILREGEMQLSRGESVRDTAQVLSRMVHAIGIRTGAHEPVEELARWSQVPVVNMLTADHHPCQALADLLTLRERFGRLDGLKLAYVGDGNNVAHSLMLAGALAGMEVAVAAPAELAPSIDPPAGTTVTTDPRAAAAGAHALYADVWVSMGDEDADRRRELLAPYRLDEDLLSAARPDAVALHCLPAHPGEEITEGVLYGERSAVWDQAENRLHAQKALLELLVTS